ACCCTGGATCAGTGGGATCCTCTTGGGATCCTCCACCAATCCCACTCAGAATTTGTGGGATCCTCCAGCACCAATCCCATCCTGGATCAGCGGAATCTTCCACTTTCCCACCCTGGATCAGTGGGATCGTCCACTTTCCCACCCTGGATCTGTGGGATCCTCTTGGGATCCTCCACCAATCCCACCCTGGATCTGTGGGATCCTCCAGGACTCTCTCCCggctcatccccatccccatcctcccctCAGCGCCACCAGCCCTGACCGTCCCCACACGGGGTCaccccttttccttcctcctgggGGCCAGCGCCCACCTCCAGCCCGGAAATTCGGGAATTCGCATCCAGGGAAAGGGAGCAGCGCGTCCATGGAGCCTCTGGCACCGCTCGCCGCTCCTGAAATGGCTGCTGGTTCTCagggaattaaaaatgcatggCTTGGGAATTCTCGGAGCGCCGCAGCTGCCGGGAGCCgagaaggggaggaaagggggggaaaaaaaaggggaaaaagtgggaaaagaggGTGCTCCAAAACTGGAGCACCACGTGGGTGTCTggcccaaatcctgggaatttttCCCAAGGTCTCCTCCTGTCTGCACCTGGAAAAGTCGCGGCTCGTGTGGAAAGCGATGCTGGCGGAATTCCCGAGGGGCCAGAGGGGACGCAGCTGTCGCTGTCACCTGCGGGCCGAGCTCGGGGACTcttttgggaatgggaattgggcaggagctgcagaaagtGGCCCTGAGGATCCCGGGAATATCCAGGGAATATCCAGTGAATATCCAGGGAATGCTCAGCTCGCAGGGACATCCAAAACTGAATCCTGGTTTAGGGGTGAGGGAAAACACCCCCAGAGCCTCCTTCCCACCAGGtacatcccaaaatcccagatttccagctgctccagagccagccccagctctgccagcgCTTCCCATAAAAcacaaatcccaggaaaaggccgaaaagggagggaagagcGGCCAGAGGGTGAGAAAACCTCGCaggaagggggaggaaaaggcGGAATCGCTGCCTTGGGAGGAGATAATGAGAGGGGAGTGAGATAAGAGCGGAGACATCCTGAGAGGGAGTGGAAAATCCCGT
This genomic interval from Catharus ustulatus isolate bCatUst1 chromosome 4, bCatUst1.pri.v2, whole genome shotgun sequence contains the following:
- the LOC116995310 gene encoding uncharacterized protein LOC116995310; the protein is MGRTIPDPRILWECECWDGKNNPKSQEHKEMPSRKIPPAAGVTSRLPRGCLTLRNLWIRLGILSLELPANQGSVSSPQCQIPRDFPLPLRMSPLLSHSPLIISSQGSDSAFSSPFLRGFLTLWPLFPPFSAFSWDLCFMGSAGRAGAGSGAAGNLGFWDVPGGKEALGVFSLTPKPGFSFGCPCELSIPWIFTGYSLDIPGILRATFCSSCPIPIPKRVPELGPQVTATAASPLAPREFRQHRFPHEPRLFQVQTGGDLGKNSQDLGQTPTWCSSFGAPSFPTFSPFFSPPFLPFSAPGSCGAPRIPKPCIFNSLRTSSHFRSGERCQRLHGRAAPFPWMRIPEFPGWRWALAPRRKEKG